Proteins from one Loktanella sp. M215 genomic window:
- a CDS encoding class II histone deacetylase encodes MTTGFFWDERCFWHGGGNYAGMLPVGGLVQPMATGGLPENPETKRRLKNLIAVTGLEHDLVMTGARPADRGDLLRVHPASYLDDFKALSDGTGGELGRRTPFGPGGFEVAAQSAGLALGALRAVLRGEMGNAYALSRPPGHHALPDFPNGFCLLANIAIAIRAVQAEGLAKRVAVLDWDVHHGNGTEAIFYDDANVLTVSLHQDRNYPMDTGAFADRGAGAGQGYNLNIPLPPGTGHDGYLAALDRLALPAIQAFAPDVIIVACGYDAAANDPLGRMLATAETFRQMTQRTMALANDLCGGKLLLVHEGGYSETYVPFCGHAVLEALSGSRVTAPDPFAEIFAARQPDNRFAAFLDQWLQEMEVSL; translated from the coding sequence ATGACGACGGGTTTTTTCTGGGACGAGCGGTGTTTCTGGCACGGCGGCGGCAATTATGCGGGGATGCTGCCAGTGGGCGGCCTCGTGCAGCCGATGGCAACCGGCGGACTGCCGGAAAACCCGGAAACCAAGCGCCGGCTGAAGAACCTGATCGCCGTGACCGGTCTGGAACATGATCTGGTGATGACCGGCGCACGCCCTGCCGACAGGGGCGATCTGCTGCGCGTGCATCCGGCGTCTTACCTCGACGACTTCAAGGCGCTGTCCGACGGCACTGGAGGCGAGTTGGGGCGTCGGACCCCCTTCGGCCCCGGTGGGTTCGAGGTTGCGGCGCAATCGGCGGGTCTGGCTTTGGGCGCGCTTCGCGCGGTGCTGCGCGGCGAGATGGGCAATGCCTATGCCCTGTCGCGGCCCCCCGGGCACCACGCCCTGCCGGATTTTCCGAACGGGTTCTGCCTGCTTGCCAATATCGCCATCGCGATCCGTGCGGTGCAGGCCGAGGGGTTGGCCAAACGCGTCGCGGTGCTGGACTGGGACGTGCACCACGGCAACGGGACCGAGGCGATTTTCTACGACGACGCGAACGTGCTGACCGTGTCACTGCATCAGGACCGCAACTATCCGATGGATACCGGGGCCTTTGCCGACCGGGGTGCGGGCGCGGGTCAGGGGTACAACCTCAACATCCCACTGCCGCCGGGGACGGGTCACGACGGTTATCTTGCAGCCCTCGACCGGCTGGCGCTGCCGGCAATCCAGGCCTTTGCACCGGATGTCATCATCGTCGCCTGCGGCTACGATGCCGCCGCCAACGATCCGCTGGGCCGCATGCTGGCGACGGCAGAGACGTTCCGCCAGATGACCCAGCGCACCATGGCGCTGGCCAACGATTTGTGCGGTGGCAAACTGCTGCTGGTCCACGAGGGCGGCTATTCGGAAACATACGTCCCCTTCTGCGGCCACGCGGTGCTGGAGGCGCTGTCCGGCAGCCGCGTGACGGCCCCCGATCCCTTCGCCGAGATCTTTGCCGCTCGCCAGCCGGACAACCGGTTTGCGGCGTTCCTCGACCAGTGGTTGCAAGAGATGGAGGTCTCCTTGTGA
- a CDS encoding DUF1467 family protein: MGITSAIVMFAVVWWMVFFIVLPLQMVSQGEAGEVVPGTHKSAPSDFQLGRKAKITTIWAVGIWIVFATIILSGAISVRDLDWFNRMPPAQAPLDPS; the protein is encoded by the coding sequence ATGGGAATCACTTCTGCTATCGTGATGTTCGCAGTCGTCTGGTGGATGGTGTTCTTCATCGTCCTGCCCCTGCAGATGGTCAGCCAAGGCGAGGCGGGAGAGGTCGTGCCGGGGACGCATAAATCAGCGCCCTCCGACTTTCAGCTGGGGCGCAAGGCCAAGATCACTACGATCTGGGCCGTGGGGATCTGGATCGTCTTCGCCACGATCATCCTGTCGGGCGCGATCAGCGTGCGCGACCTTGACTGGTTCAACCGGATGCCACCGGCACAGGCCCCCCTCGACCCGTCCTGA
- a CDS encoding chitin binding peritrophin-A domain-containing protein has product MRLALLALSLCPTLAFAAGSADPAPPKPTATTQTCADGLVFDLATKTCLPPEESTNDDNARLNDVRELAYAGRYADALRVLDTMQDQTDDMVITYRGFATRKSGDMAGGMAFYAKALAVNPDNLLTRSYMGQALVEQGADDGALAQLTEIRMRGGRGTWAETSLANAIATGVTYTH; this is encoded by the coding sequence ATGCGCCTCGCCCTCCTTGCCCTGTCTCTCTGCCCCACGCTGGCCTTTGCCGCCGGATCCGCGGACCCCGCGCCGCCCAAGCCGACGGCCACCACGCAGACCTGCGCCGATGGCCTCGTCTTCGACCTTGCGACGAAAACCTGCCTGCCGCCGGAGGAATCGACCAACGACGACAACGCGCGCCTGAACGATGTGCGCGAACTGGCCTACGCCGGGCGCTATGCCGACGCCCTGCGCGTGCTCGACACGATGCAGGACCAGACGGACGACATGGTCATCACCTACCGCGGCTTCGCCACGCGCAAATCCGGCGACATGGCCGGTGGGATGGCTTTCTACGCCAAGGCGCTCGCCGTGAACCCCGACAACCTGCTGACCCGGTCCTACATGGGCCAGGCGCTGGTGGAACAGGGGGCGGACGACGGCGCGCTGGCGCAACTGACCGAGATCCGGATGCGCGGTGGCCGCGGGACATGGGCCGAGACCTCACTCGCCAATGCCATCGCAACGGGCGTCACCTACACGCACTAG
- the rimO gene encoding 30S ribosomal protein S12 methylthiotransferase RimO, whose translation MTQNPPELRPDLARARVTDAPRPGQPTIGMVSLGCPKALVDSERILTRLRAEGYAISADYAGAEAVIVNTCGFLDSAKAESLDAIGEALQENGRVIVTGCLGAEPDYIREHHPKILAVTGPQQYEQVLDAVHLAVPPSPDPFIDLLPATGVSLTPRHYSYLKISEGCNHKCKFCIIPDMRGRLASRPAHAVLREAEKLVEAGVRELLVISQDTSAYGLDRKYDLNPWKGGEVRSHVTDLARELGQLGAWVRLHYVYPYPHVRDLIPLMADPASGVLPYLDIPFQHSHPDVLKRMARPAAGSKTLEEIAAWRAICPDITLRSTFIVGYPGETEAEFQHLLDWLDEAQLDRVGCFQYENVAGARSNALPDHVAAEVKQDRWDRFMAKAQAISAAKLEAKVGRVLEVIVDDIDADGIATCRTWADAPEIDGNLFIDEGAEGLSVGDVVKVTVDEAGEYDLWGALA comes from the coding sequence ATGACACAGAACCCGCCAGAGCTGCGCCCCGACCTCGCCCGTGCCCGCGTCACGGATGCCCCCCGCCCCGGCCAGCCGACCATCGGCATGGTCTCCTTGGGCTGTCCCAAGGCGCTGGTGGACTCAGAGCGGATCCTGACCCGCCTGCGCGCCGAGGGCTACGCCATCAGCGCCGACTACGCGGGTGCTGAGGCTGTGATCGTGAACACCTGCGGGTTTCTGGACAGCGCCAAAGCCGAAAGCCTTGATGCCATCGGCGAGGCGCTGCAGGAAAACGGCCGCGTGATCGTGACGGGCTGTCTGGGGGCGGAGCCGGATTATATCCGCGAACATCACCCCAAGATCCTCGCCGTCACCGGTCCGCAGCAATACGAACAGGTGCTGGACGCGGTGCATCTGGCGGTCCCGCCGTCGCCCGATCCCTTCATTGACCTGCTGCCCGCGACGGGCGTCTCTCTGACGCCGCGGCATTACAGTTACCTCAAGATTTCAGAGGGTTGCAACCATAAGTGCAAGTTCTGCATTATCCCCGACATGCGCGGCCGTCTGGCATCGCGCCCCGCCCACGCCGTGCTCCGCGAGGCGGAAAAGCTGGTCGAGGCGGGCGTGCGCGAACTGCTGGTGATCTCTCAGGACACCTCTGCCTACGGTCTTGATCGCAAGTATGACCTGAACCCGTGGAAGGGTGGCGAGGTGCGCAGCCATGTGACCGATCTGGCCCGCGAGTTGGGGCAGCTCGGCGCCTGGGTGCGGCTGCACTACGTCTATCCCTACCCCCATGTGCGCGACCTGATCCCGCTGATGGCCGACCCCGCGTCGGGCGTGCTGCCCTACCTCGATATCCCGTTCCAGCACTCCCACCCGGACGTGTTGAAGCGGATGGCGCGGCCTGCCGCCGGGTCGAAGACGCTGGAGGAGATCGCGGCCTGGCGCGCGATCTGCCCCGACATCACCCTGCGGTCGACCTTCATCGTGGGCTACCCGGGAGAGACCGAGGCCGAATTCCAGCACCTGCTGGACTGGCTGGACGAAGCGCAACTCGACCGCGTCGGCTGCTTTCAATACGAAAACGTCGCCGGTGCCCGGTCCAACGCCCTGCCCGACCACGTGGCGGCAGAGGTCAAGCAGGACCGCTGGGACCGCTTCATGGCGAAGGCGCAGGCGATTTCCGCCGCCAAGCTGGAGGCGAAGGTCGGCCGCGTGCTGGAGGTCATCGTGGACGACATCGACGCAGACGGCATCGCGACCTGCCGCACCTGGGCCGACGCACCCGAGATCGACGGCAACCTGTTCATCGACGAAGGCGCCGAGGGGCTGTCGGTCGGAGACGTGGTGAAGGTCACGGTGGATGAAGCGGGGGAGTATGATTTGTGGGGTGCTTTAGCTTAA
- a CDS encoding response regulator, producing the protein MDNIDDFMVTRTPTATRPLLGLTVLVVEDSRFACEAVRMLCLRSGARIRRADSLASARKHLSVYRPTVVIVDVGLPDGSGLALIQSLSQGLPRIDVILGTSGDPGSEDKVIAAGADGFIGKPIASLAEFQAAVLLHLPPHRQPRGPRLINHEQIEPDMLAYRDDLTHAADVLEHDESPQTLDYVTQFLSGVATSAKDKDMQEAVRRLIAERKAGHAAKSGLADLTRMVNTRLSAASGF; encoded by the coding sequence ATGGACAATATCGACGACTTCATGGTGACACGGACGCCGACAGCCACACGACCGCTTCTGGGTCTGACGGTTCTGGTGGTGGAAGACAGCCGTTTCGCCTGCGAGGCTGTGCGCATGCTGTGCCTGCGGTCGGGTGCCCGGATCAGACGCGCCGACAGTCTGGCCAGCGCGCGCAAGCACCTGTCTGTCTATCGGCCCACGGTTGTTATCGTGGATGTCGGTTTGCCTGACGGCTCTGGCCTGGCCTTGATCCAGTCATTGTCACAGGGGTTGCCACGCATCGACGTGATCCTTGGCACCTCTGGTGACCCAGGGTCAGAGGACAAGGTCATCGCAGCGGGCGCCGACGGGTTCATTGGCAAACCTATCGCCAGTCTGGCAGAATTTCAGGCGGCCGTCCTTCTTCACCTGCCCCCCCACCGTCAGCCCCGCGGCCCGCGTCTGATCAATCATGAACAGATCGAGCCCGACATGCTGGCCTATCGTGACGATCTGACCCACGCCGCAGATGTGCTGGAGCATGACGAAAGTCCGCAGACCCTCGATTACGTCACTCAATTCCTGTCTGGCGTGGCGACATCCGCCAAAGACAAGGACATGCAGGAGGCCGTCCGCCGCCTGATCGCAGAGCGCAAGGCAGGACATGCGGCCAAGTCCGGCCTCGCAGACCTGACGCGGATGGTGAACACCCGGCTGTCCGCCGCGTCGGGGTTCTGA
- the trhA gene encoding PAQR family membrane homeostasis protein TrhA: MNLPLDAYPDYARSERIADGTLHALGVAFALAGAVALLGWAARSVDAGQLTALTVYGVALVATFTASALYHMSPWKRLRPTLRRIDHAAIYLKIAGTFTPLAVMIGTGFAYGVLALVWAMALWGMTHKLFFWRVPGRFGPALYLMMGWLGVLLIPAIATLLPAHALALLAAGGLLYTAGVIFFSWESLKFSNAIWHGFVLAASVCFFSGIFIGAAALT, translated from the coding sequence ATGAACCTGCCTCTTGATGCCTACCCCGACTATGCCCGCTCTGAGCGGATCGCCGACGGCACGCTGCATGCGCTTGGCGTGGCCTTTGCGCTGGCGGGGGCCGTGGCCCTGCTGGGCTGGGCCGCGCGCAGCGTCGATGCCGGGCAGTTGACCGCCCTGACGGTCTATGGCGTGGCGCTGGTCGCGACCTTCACCGCATCGGCGCTCTATCACATGTCACCGTGGAAGAGATTGCGCCCGACCCTGCGGCGGATCGATCACGCGGCCATTTACCTCAAGATCGCGGGCACCTTCACGCCGCTGGCAGTGATGATCGGCACAGGTTTCGCCTATGGCGTGCTAGCGCTGGTCTGGGCCATGGCGCTGTGGGGGATGACGCACAAGCTGTTCTTCTGGCGGGTGCCTGGACGGTTCGGTCCGGCGCTTTACTTGATGATGGGCTGGCTGGGCGTGTTGCTGATCCCGGCGATCGCGACCCTGCTGCCGGCCCATGCGCTGGCGCTGCTGGCCGCGGGCGGGCTGTTGTATACCGCCGGCGTGATCTTTTTCAGTTGGGAAAGCCTGAAATTTTCCAACGCGATCTGGCACGGCTTCGTACTGGCTGCCTCGGTCTGCTTTTTCAGCGGCATCTTCATCGGCGCCGCAGCGCTGACCTAG
- a CDS encoding EI24 domain-containing protein, with protein sequence MILADFLKALGQLPDPRFRRVLWLGIGLTIALLVAAYAGVLWLIDALASEPITLPWVGQITWIGDLLGWGSLGLMLLLSVFLMIPVASAITSFFLEDVAEAVEAVHYPALPPVARTSFWDGMRDTVSFLGLMLIANLLAFTLYALFPPFAPLIFYAMNGFLLGREYFQVAAMRREGRAGAKALRRRHAPTIWIAGILMALPLSVPLLNLFVPILGAATFTHLYHRLRTGRGGPVPVASG encoded by the coding sequence GTGATCCTCGCGGATTTCCTCAAGGCACTCGGGCAACTACCGGACCCCCGCTTTCGCCGGGTGCTGTGGCTGGGAATCGGGTTGACGATTGCCCTGCTTGTGGCGGCTTACGCAGGCGTGCTCTGGCTGATCGACGCGCTGGCGTCAGAGCCGATCACTCTGCCTTGGGTCGGACAGATCACCTGGATCGGCGACCTGCTGGGCTGGGGGTCGCTGGGGCTGATGCTGCTCTTGTCGGTCTTTCTGATGATCCCCGTAGCCTCCGCCATCACATCCTTCTTTCTCGAAGATGTGGCCGAGGCGGTCGAGGCCGTGCATTACCCTGCCCTGCCTCCGGTCGCGCGGACGTCCTTCTGGGACGGGATGCGCGATACGGTCAGCTTTCTGGGGCTGATGTTGATCGCGAACCTGCTGGCCTTCACGCTTTACGCGCTGTTCCCGCCGTTTGCGCCGCTGATCTTCTACGCGATGAACGGCTTTCTGCTGGGGCGCGAATACTTTCAGGTCGCCGCCATGCGGCGCGAGGGGCGCGCCGGCGCGAAGGCCCTGCGGCGGCGGCACGCGCCGACCATCTGGATTGCCGGCATCCTGATGGCCTTGCCCCTGTCAGTGCCGCTGCTGAACCTCTTCGTGCCGATCTTGGGCGCCGCGACCTTTACCCACCTCTACCATCGCCTCAGGACGGGTCGAGGGGGGCCTGTGCCGGTGGCATCCGGTTGA
- a CDS encoding endonuclease/exonuclease/phosphatase family protein — MSHGFIRSADFPRQQILFLALLLIAVTWWFEPPAWPWIFGLMIAASVAQFFHIGRYLPIWHKQSLRPRKGEDVSDSRSVSLLAANVKKSNRAYHHLIAQTRRVRPDILMALEVDQEWIDALHELSDLYPHQQLRPLDTGYGMAVYSRLPLEDAQFREKVVDGVPSLRTRVPLADGLAFRLYVVHPEPPVPYQDTEGRDAEMSAVAIEVRDDPLPAIVSGDLNDVAWSITTRRFQQVSGLLDPRVGRGFYNTFSATMPWMRWPLDHLFHDAQFRLLDMRREAKNGSDHFPMYFKLLLTPVEAAETRPDTATAEDMEEITDMIDREKNTTREAIGSDWEDEN; from the coding sequence ATGTCACACGGTTTCATCCGCAGCGCCGATTTCCCGCGCCAGCAGATCCTTTTTCTGGCGCTGCTGCTGATCGCCGTGACCTGGTGGTTCGAACCACCCGCCTGGCCCTGGATCTTCGGCCTGATGATCGCGGCGTCCGTCGCGCAATTCTTTCACATCGGACGCTACCTGCCGATCTGGCACAAGCAGTCCCTGCGTCCGCGCAAGGGCGAGGACGTGTCCGACTCGCGCAGCGTCAGCCTGCTGGCGGCCAACGTCAAGAAGTCCAACCGCGCATACCATCACCTGATCGCGCAGACCCGTCGCGTGCGGCCGGATATCCTGATGGCGCTGGAAGTCGATCAGGAGTGGATCGACGCTTTGCACGAACTGTCCGACCTCTATCCGCACCAGCAGCTGAGGCCGCTGGACACCGGCTACGGCATGGCCGTCTACAGCCGCCTGCCGCTGGAGGACGCGCAGTTCCGCGAAAAGGTCGTCGATGGCGTGCCGTCCCTGCGGACCCGCGTGCCGCTGGCCGACGGTCTGGCGTTCCGGCTTTACGTCGTCCATCCCGAACCCCCCGTGCCCTATCAGGATACCGAAGGCCGCGACGCCGAGATGTCGGCCGTCGCCATCGAGGTACGCGACGATCCACTGCCCGCCATCGTGTCGGGCGACCTGAACGACGTGGCGTGGTCGATCACCACGCGCCGGTTCCAGCAGGTCTCCGGCCTGCTCGACCCGCGCGTCGGGCGCGGATTCTACAATACCTTCAGCGCCACGATGCCGTGGATGCGCTGGCCGCTGGATCACCTGTTCCACGACGCGCAGTTCCGCCTGCTGGACATGCGGCGCGAGGCCAAGAACGGATCGGATCACTTTCCGATGTATTTCAAGCTGCTGCTGACCCCGGTCGAGGCCGCCGAGACGCGGCCAGACACCGCCACCGCCGAAGACATGGAGGAGATCACCGACATGATCGACCGCGAGAAGAACACCACGCGCGAGGCGATCGGGTCCGACTGGGAAGACGAAAACTAG
- a CDS encoding GFA family protein: protein MHQGACLCGAITFAVTGPLPAPNACHCTQCRKQSGHVWASVDVNRSALTVTGAPTWFAASAQVRRDFCPTCGSFLFWDPLKGDTTAVAMSAFDGPTGVRLARHIFVADKGDYYDIADGLPQNPQ, encoded by the coding sequence ATCCACCAAGGCGCGTGCCTCTGCGGCGCGATCACGTTTGCGGTGACCGGCCCCCTGCCCGCACCCAACGCCTGTCATTGCACACAGTGCCGCAAGCAGTCGGGCCACGTCTGGGCGTCGGTCGACGTGAACCGATCCGCGCTGACCGTGACGGGCGCGCCCACATGGTTCGCGGCATCGGCCCAGGTGCGGCGCGACTTCTGTCCGACCTGTGGGTCGTTCCTGTTCTGGGACCCCCTGAAGGGCGACACGACCGCCGTGGCGATGAGCGCCTTTGACGGCCCGACGGGCGTGCGGCTGGCGCGTCACATCTTTGTGGCGGACAAGGGCGATTACTACGACATCGCAGACGGTCTGCCGCAGAACCCGCAGTGA
- a CDS encoding nitroreductase family protein: MPDRNPSALDFLLTRRSCPAQTLTTPVPDHDQLETILTAAARSPDHGKLEPWRFIVLGRDALQVVADALPAAGRRLGIPQDKIDKPVKTYGGAHLAVVVVFSPKTSEKVPKIEQTYATGGVCLALVNAALASGFGANWLSGWFSHDRDFIHEVFGLAAHETVAGIVHIGTASRTPPDRPRPDLTAITDWSRA; the protein is encoded by the coding sequence ATGCCAGACCGCAATCCGTCCGCCCTCGATTTCCTGCTGACGCGCCGGTCCTGCCCGGCCCAGACGCTGACGACGCCGGTACCGGACCACGACCAGCTGGAGACTATCCTGACCGCCGCCGCCCGCAGCCCCGACCACGGCAAGCTGGAACCGTGGCGCTTCATCGTGCTGGGCCGTGACGCCCTGCAGGTGGTGGCGGACGCCTTGCCAGCCGCAGGGCGGCGTCTGGGCATTCCGCAAGACAAGATCGACAAACCGGTCAAGACCTACGGCGGCGCGCATCTGGCGGTCGTCGTCGTCTTCAGCCCCAAGACATCCGAGAAGGTGCCGAAGATCGAGCAGACCTATGCGACCGGCGGAGTCTGCCTGGCGCTGGTGAACGCGGCACTGGCCAGCGGGTTCGGCGCGAACTGGCTGTCCGGCTGGTTCAGCCACGACCGCGACTTCATCCACGAGGTCTTTGGCCTCGCCGCGCACGAAACCGTGGCCGGAATCGTCCATATCGGCACCGCGTCCAGAACCCCGCCAGATCGCCCGCGCCCCGACTTGACCGCGATCACGGACTGGTCGCGCGCGTGA
- a CDS encoding SDR family NAD(P)-dependent oxidoreductase codes for MTKLALITGASSGIGAEFARIHARRGGDMIIVARRTEALEALKAELEASEGVSVRVMPADLTDPQAVTDLCAAVRSEPIEILINNAGFGGQGAHVDRDLAKEQAMIDLNVKALVALCHAVGGVMAQRGKGRILNVGSSAGMMPGPMQAVYFATKAFVRSYSMALAEELRDRGVTVTVLAPGYVETEFAETADLNGTALVKGGGKSPASVAKFGYEQMTAGRLHVINEGLMGFALNWIVPLVPHRLMLRMVRKMQTKA; via the coding sequence ATGACCAAACTTGCACTCATCACTGGCGCGTCGTCTGGGATCGGCGCGGAATTTGCGCGCATTCACGCCCGGCGCGGCGGCGACATGATCATCGTTGCGCGCCGCACCGAGGCGCTGGAAGCGCTGAAGGCCGAACTGGAGGCATCGGAGGGTGTCTCGGTGCGGGTGATGCCGGCGGACCTGACCGACCCGCAGGCCGTGACCGACCTGTGCGCGGCCGTCCGGTCGGAACCGATCGAGATCCTGATCAACAACGCGGGCTTTGGTGGACAGGGCGCGCATGTCGACCGCGATCTGGCAAAAGAGCAGGCGATGATCGACCTGAACGTCAAGGCGCTGGTGGCCCTGTGCCACGCGGTCGGTGGCGTCATGGCACAGCGCGGCAAGGGGCGGATCCTGAATGTGGGATCAAGCGCGGGCATGATGCCCGGTCCCATGCAGGCCGTCTATTTCGCGACCAAGGCCTTCGTGCGCAGCTACTCCATGGCGCTGGCAGAAGAGTTGCGCGACCGCGGCGTCACGGTGACCGTACTGGCCCCCGGATACGTCGAGACGGAATTCGCCGAGACTGCCGACCTGAACGGCACGGCACTGGTCAAGGGTGGCGGCAAGTCACCCGCCAGCGTGGCTAAATTCGGCTACGAGCAGATGACCGCAGGTCGTCTGCATGTCATCAACGAAGGCCTGATGGGATTCGCGCTGAACTGGATCGTGCCGCTGGTCCCGCACCGCCTGATGCTCAGGATGGTGCGCAAGATGCAGACCAAGGCCTAG
- the mce gene encoding methylmalonyl-CoA epimerase — translation MIGRLNHVAIAVPDLDAAADQYRNALGADVGPPLDQPDHGVTVIFITLPNTKIELLYPLGDASPIAKFLEKNPAGGIHHICYEVDDLIAARDRLTASGARVLGDGTPRIGAHGKPVLFLHPKDFNGALVELEEV, via the coding sequence ATGATCGGACGTCTGAACCACGTAGCCATCGCCGTGCCGGACCTTGATGCCGCGGCGGACCAGTATCGCAACGCACTGGGTGCGGACGTCGGCCCACCGCTCGATCAGCCCGACCACGGCGTCACCGTGATTTTCATCACCCTGCCGAACACCAAGATCGAACTGCTGTATCCGCTGGGGGACGCGTCTCCGATCGCCAAGTTTCTGGAGAAAAACCCGGCCGGCGGCATTCATCACATCTGCTACGAGGTCGACGACCTGATTGCGGCCCGCGACCGGCTGACCGCCTCTGGCGCGCGGGTGCTGGGCGACGGGACACCGCGAATCGGCGCCCATGGCAAGCCGGTCCTGTTCCTGCACCCCAAGGATTTCAACGGCGCATTGGTCGAGCTGGAAGAGGTCTGA
- a CDS encoding YigZ family protein, whose amino-acid sequence MKIIANALTDRGSKYAVSGGPVASVEEAKTFVKTLCRNKKFAKATHNTWGLLLPDGPVKNDDGEAGAGLVILRMLERDGLEGHIIVVTRWFGGVHLGGDRFRRVQDAVRIYLDEM is encoded by the coding sequence ATGAAGATCATCGCCAACGCCCTGACCGACCGCGGGTCGAAATACGCCGTCTCCGGCGGACCTGTCGCGTCGGTCGAGGAGGCGAAGACTTTCGTTAAGACGCTCTGCCGCAACAAGAAGTTCGCGAAGGCGACCCACAACACCTGGGGCCTGCTGCTGCCCGACGGCCCCGTCAAGAACGACGACGGAGAAGCCGGCGCCGGCCTCGTCATCCTGCGCATGCTGGAACGCGACGGGCTGGAAGGCCACATCATCGTCGTCACCCGCTGGTTTGGCGGTGTCCATCTGGGCGGAGACCGGTTCAGGCGGGTGCAGGATGCTGTGCGGATTTATTTGGATGAAATGTAG
- a CDS encoding DUF5677 domain-containing protein, producing the protein MGCFSLNYNFPDTNDGLRRAIKQAEKICRKSVPSTFSLTDFCFTGLLHAITEIGKSILILCKNGRHHDAGILLRSQMEHLISLMVLEKDSRYTNTLLLENAKSIRTALKQAESGNPFAEGISDLPNFEQNLLNWQHTYEDLSRNGAKSRSFQDLFNKAGLADLYETGYRSLSSLVHPSISGIQKRSLRIDLIKDSVEFDLRLAAPEETVYLVLNSSISAICQATQIIASRMNGSANA; encoded by the coding sequence GTGGGGTGCTTTAGCTTAAACTATAATTTTCCTGATACAAATGACGGGCTCAGAAGAGCAATCAAGCAGGCAGAGAAAATTTGCAGGAAGTCAGTTCCATCTACATTTAGCTTAACCGATTTCTGCTTTACCGGCCTTTTGCACGCGATTACGGAAATCGGTAAATCTATTCTTATACTCTGCAAGAACGGCCGACATCATGATGCGGGTATTCTTTTAAGATCACAGATGGAGCATCTAATTTCACTCATGGTGCTGGAAAAGGACTCAAGGTATACAAATACACTTCTCTTGGAGAACGCAAAATCAATAAGAACGGCCCTCAAACAAGCGGAAAGCGGCAATCCATTTGCCGAAGGTATCTCGGACCTACCAAACTTTGAGCAAAACCTATTAAATTGGCAGCATACTTATGAAGACCTCTCAAGGAATGGAGCAAAGTCTCGCAGTTTTCAGGATTTGTTCAATAAAGCTGGTTTAGCAGACCTCTACGAGACGGGTTATAGGTCTTTAAGTAGCCTAGTCCATCCATCGATCTCGGGGATACAAAAACGTTCGCTTAGGATTGACTTAATTAAGGATTCGGTAGAGTTTGATTTAAGGCTGGCGGCTCCGGAGGAGACCGTCTACCTCGTACTTAATTCGTCTATTTCGGCTATATGCCAGGCCACCCAAATCATTGCCTCCCGGATGAACGGCTCCGCCAACGCTTAA
- a CDS encoding M48 family metallopeptidase, protein MLRFLSCLVVAAGLAGCADVPQTSAPMPDKVALPVPVVAPPTPGTAASAPPDARAAARNLVGVVDRVEPVAEALCRERSPSLNCDFSFAVDTNPLSPPNAFQTLDKSGRPIIAFTVALLAETRNADELAFIMSHEAAHHIEGHLARQHRNADIGAAIMGQLVGLSGDPDAGRKAAEFGAAIGARTYSKDFELEADALGTVIAAQAGYNPLVGAEFFFRIPDPGNTFLGTHPANADRLRVVQRTAAGLGYRS, encoded by the coding sequence ATGCTGCGCTTCCTTTCCTGTCTTGTCGTCGCTGCCGGACTGGCCGGGTGTGCCGACGTACCACAGACCAGCGCGCCGATGCCGGACAAGGTGGCGCTGCCCGTGCCGGTCGTGGCGCCACCGACACCGGGCACAGCAGCCAGCGCCCCGCCGGACGCCCGCGCTGCCGCGCGCAATCTGGTCGGTGTCGTGGACCGGGTCGAGCCCGTGGCCGAGGCGCTGTGCCGCGAGCGGTCGCCAAGCCTGAACTGCGATTTCAGCTTTGCGGTCGACACGAACCCGCTGTCGCCACCCAACGCCTTCCAGACCCTCGACAAATCCGGACGCCCGATCATCGCCTTCACCGTCGCCCTGCTGGCCGAGACGCGCAATGCGGATGAACTCGCCTTCATCATGTCGCACGAGGCCGCGCACCACATCGAAGGGCACCTTGCCCGTCAGCACCGCAACGCGGACATCGGCGCCGCGATCATGGGTCAGCTTGTCGGTCTGTCGGGCGATCCCGACGCCGGCCGCAAGGCCGCCGAATTCGGCGCCGCCATCGGCGCGCGCACCTATTCCAAGGATTTCGAGCTGGAGGCGGATGCCCTCGGCACCGTCATTGCGGCCCAGGCGGGCTACAATCCGTTGGTGGGGGCAGAGTTCTTCTTTCGTATCCCCGATCCGGGAAACACCTTCCTCGGCACCCACCCGGCCAATGCCGACCGCCTGCGCGTGGTGCAGCGCACCGCCGCGGGCCTTGGCTATCGGTCCTAG